A genomic stretch from Clavelina lepadiformis chromosome 5, kaClaLepa1.1, whole genome shotgun sequence includes:
- the LOC143459317 gene encoding contactin-associated protein-like 4 isoform X1: MTKQTLNYIQFTYSLQCMLSVSDVVEAPGDDRTCTGVTNIHYHCGGESFFPGVENGNQSGSFKGSYRGKAGPKGDKGSQGEPGTNEEIENELSLLKQEVAELRQRLDNQAIPRSCAEVNETAHTASGRYIISPNPFRVLPFSVSCDFSNGVAETIVHHDSETEITISKCEPSRCYNRKVDYQLSIDQVAALVDVSTSCRQFIKLRCLGVQPFLNRNPSIAAWVSRNATAKTYWGGVTPDEIGCACGLTGTCATSSRSCNCDNGSTSQQYVDDGDLTHKPDLPVTGLLFGDNGDDSEKAWHTLGPLICTGIN, from the exons atgacaaaacaaacccTAAATTATATTCAGTTTACTTACTCGTTACAGTGCATGCTGTCAGTCTCTGATGTGGTTGAAG CGCCAGGTGATGATCGAACCTGCACGGGTGTAACCAACATCCACTATCACTGCGGAGGAGAAAGCTTTTTCCCAGGAGTAGAAAACGGCAACCAATCAGGAAGCTTTAAAGGGAGTTACCGTGGAAAAGCTGGACCAAAAGGCGACAAGGGATCACAG GGAGAGCCTGGAACAAATGAAGAAATAGAAAATGAGCTCAGTTTATTGAAACAAGAAGTTGCTGAATTACGACAAAGACTAG ataATCAAGCAATCCCCAGGTCGTGCGCTGAAGTCAACGAAACTGCTCATACAGCGTCTGGGCGTTACATTATATCTCCCAACCCGTTTCGGGTGCTGCCATTTTCTGTATCTTGTGATTTCAGCAATGGCGTAGCAG AAACCATTGTCCATCATGATTCTGAGACAGAAATCACAATTTCAAAATGCGAACCAAGCCGATGTTACAATCGAAAAGTTGATTACCAGCTAAGCATTGACCAAGTAGCTGCATTGGTAGATGTATCTACCAGTTGTCGTCAATTCATAAAG CTCCGATGTCTTGGAGTTCAACCGTTCTTAAATCGAAACCCATCAATTGCAGCTTGGGTATCGCGCAACGCAACTGCTAAAACATATTGGGGTGGAGTGACACCGGATGAAATAGGCTGCGCCTGCGGTCTGACAG GAACGTGTGCAACTAGTAGCAGGTCATGCAACTGTGACAACGGCAGTACCTCTCAGCAGTACGTCGACGATGGTGACCTAACTCACAAGCCGGACCTGCCGGTTACTGGCTTGCTCTTTGGTGACAATGGGGATGACTCCGAAAAGGCTTGGCACACTCTTGGTCCGCTTATATGTACTGGTATTAATTAG
- the LOC143459317 gene encoding contactin-associated protein-like 5 isoform X2 yields MTKQTLNYIQFTYSLQCMLSVSDVVEAPGDDRTCTGVTNIHYHCGGESFFPGVENGNQSGSFKGSYRGKAGPKGDKGSQGEPGTNEEIENELSLLKQEVAELRQRLDNQAIPRSCAEVNETAHTASGRYIISPNPFRVLPFSVSCDFSNGVAETIVHHDSETEITISKCEPSRCYNRKVDYQLSIDQVAALVDVSTSCRQFIKLRCLGVQPFLNRNPSIAAWVSRNATAKTYWGGVTPDEIGCACGLTDATKLRLAASYSIITTTTTTKRIAIKT; encoded by the exons atgacaaaacaaacccTAAATTATATTCAGTTTACTTACTCGTTACAGTGCATGCTGTCAGTCTCTGATGTGGTTGAAG CGCCAGGTGATGATCGAACCTGCACGGGTGTAACCAACATCCACTATCACTGCGGAGGAGAAAGCTTTTTCCCAGGAGTAGAAAACGGCAACCAATCAGGAAGCTTTAAAGGGAGTTACCGTGGAAAAGCTGGACCAAAAGGCGACAAGGGATCACAG GGAGAGCCTGGAACAAATGAAGAAATAGAAAATGAGCTCAGTTTATTGAAACAAGAAGTTGCTGAATTACGACAAAGACTAG ataATCAAGCAATCCCCAGGTCGTGCGCTGAAGTCAACGAAACTGCTCATACAGCGTCTGGGCGTTACATTATATCTCCCAACCCGTTTCGGGTGCTGCCATTTTCTGTATCTTGTGATTTCAGCAATGGCGTAGCAG AAACCATTGTCCATCATGATTCTGAGACAGAAATCACAATTTCAAAATGCGAACCAAGCCGATGTTACAATCGAAAAGTTGATTACCAGCTAAGCATTGACCAAGTAGCTGCATTGGTAGATGTATCTACCAGTTGTCGTCAATTCATAAAG CTCCGATGTCTTGGAGTTCAACCGTTCTTAAATCGAAACCCATCAATTGCAGCTTGGGTATCGCGCAACGCAACTGCTAAAACATATTGGGGTGGAGTGACACCGGATGAAATAGGCTGCGCCTGCGGTCTGACAG ATGCAACGAAGCTACGTTTGGCCGCATCATACTCaattataacaacaacaacaacaacaaagcgCATCGctataaaaacataa